A genomic region of Alligator mississippiensis isolate rAllMis1 chromosome 6, rAllMis1, whole genome shotgun sequence contains the following coding sequences:
- the LOC102571968 gene encoding nucleolar RNA helicase 2, with protein sequence MAAARPEPEPEPALDGAPARAGRRRKRQKEKKEKKSKHSKKSKEQIPQAEENGFSEDDLDLPKPKKIKKNKTKVNGDIKKNSLEQEKSSSTSNGHVHSKTQCKSSETSSEECDSDQEEELTEEEKEGAFSNFSISKETAELLKARGVKYLFSIQAKTFQPIYDGKDMIVQARTGTGKTFSFALPLIEKLQEAIKEEKRGRPPKVLILTPTRELANQVARDFKDITKKLTVACFYGGTPYGEQILHIQNGIDILVGTPGRIKDHLQNGKLSLSNVKHVVLDEVDQMLDMGFAEQVEEILTFAYKKDSEDNPQTLLFSATCPHWLYNVSKKYMKSSYEQIDLIGKKTQRTAMTVDHLAIACHWSQRAAIIGDVIQVYSGSHGRTIVFCETKKEANELALNASIKQDAQVLHGDIPQKQREITLKGFRNGLFEVLVATDVAARGLDIPEVDLVVQSSPPRHVDSYIHRSGRTGRAGRNGICICFYQRKEEDQLRNVEQKAGIIFKRIGVPTPTEIIKASSKDAVRFLDSVPPSAINYFTQSAEKLIEEKGAVRALAAALAHISGAASIEQRSLLSSDVGYVTMTLKCSIEMHSIGYAWRGLKERLGEEIDNKVFRICFLKGKTGVCFDVPVAELSHIQEKWQDSRRWQLAVATELPELEETPREAGQGFSNFKNGRQGNNFYRNDRFKIGSEAKF encoded by the exons ATGGCCGCCGCCCGCCCCGAACCTGAACCCGAGCCCGCCCTGGATGGCGCCCCGGCGCGAGCGGGCCGCAGGAGGAAGCGCCAG aaggaaaaaaaagagaagaaatctAAACACAGCAAGAAATCCAAGGAGCAGATACCTCAAGCAGAGGAAAATGGTTTTTCTGAAGATGACCTTGATCTTCCTAAACCCAAAAagattaagaaaaacaaaacaaaagtgaatggagatattaaaaaaaacagcttgGAGCAAGAGAAGTCTTCCTCCACAAGCAATGGTCATGTTCACTCAAAAACTCAGTGCAAGTCTAGTGAAACATCCAGCGAAGAATGTGATAGTGATCAAGAGGAG GAGCtgactgaagaagaaaaagaaggtgCCTTCTCCAATTTTTCTATCTCTAAAGAGACTGCTGAGCTTCTGAAAG CTCGAGGAGTAAAGTACCTGTTTTCTATTCAAGCAAAGACCTTCCAGCCCATATATGATGGCAAGGATATGATAGTTCAGGCTCGAACTGGAActggaaaaacattttcttttgctcTTCCTTTGATTGAAAAACTTCAGGAAGCCataaaggaagagaagagaggcCGTCCACCAAAG GTGCTAATTCTTACTCCAACCAGAGAGCTGGCAAACCAGGTAGCCAGAGACTTCAAAGACATCACAAAGAAACTCACAGTGGCTTGTTTCTATGGTGGAACACCATATGGTGAACAAA TTCTTCATATCCAAAATGGCATTGACATCTTAGTTGGAACTCCAGGTCGAATCAAAGACCATCTTCAAAATGGCAAGCTGAGCCTTTCCAACGTGAAGCATGTTGTTCTGGATGAAGTTGATCAAATGTTAGACATGGGCTTTGCTGAGCAAGTAGAAGAAATTTTAACATTTGCTTACAAGAAAG ATTCTGAAGACAACCCCCAGACACTGCTGTTTTCTGCAACTTGTCCACACTGGTTATACAATGTGAGTAAGAAATACATGAAATCCAGTTATGAACAGATTGACCTCATTGGAAAGAAGACTCAAAGGACTGCTATGACTGTAGAT CACTTGGCTATTGCGTGTCATTGGTCTCAGAGAGCAGCCATTATTGGTGATGTTATTCAGGTCTACAGTGGCAGTCACGGACGGACAATTGTCTTTTGTGAGACCAAAAAGGAGGCAAATGAACTAGCACTGAATGCTTCAATCAAACAG GATGCCCAAGTCCTGCATGGTGACATTCCACAAAAACAGAGAGAAATCACATTGAAAGGTTTTAGAAATGGTTTATTTGAAGTCCTTGTTGCAACCGATGTAGCTGCCCGGGGTTTAGATATCCCTGAAGTTGACCTGGTTGTACAAAGTTCACCACCAAGG catgtgGACTCATACATCCATCGGTCTGGGCGCACAGGTCGAGCTGGACGGAATGGGATTTGTATCTGTTTCTATCAGCGAAAGGAAGAAGATCAACTTAGAAATGTAGAACAAAAAGCG GGAATAATATTTAAGCGTATAGGTGTTCCTACTCCAACAGAGATCATTAAAGCTTCCAGTAAAGATGCTGTCAG GTTTTTGGATTCTGTTCCTCCTTCTGCCATCAACTATTTCACACAGTCAGCTGAGAAGCTCatagaggaaaagggggcagtCAGGGCCTTGGCTGCAGCATTAGCTCACATCTCTGGGGCTGCTTCCATTGAACAGCGATCCTTGCTCTCCTCGGATGTG ggatacGTGACAATGACATTAAAATGCTCAATAGAAATGCACAGCATTGGCTATGCTTGGCGAGGACTAAAAGAACGGCTTGGTGAAGAAATAGATAATAAAGTATTCAGAATATGTTTTCTCAAGGGAAAGACG GGTGTGTGCTTTGATGTCCCTGTAGCTGAATTGAGTCATATACAG gaaaaatggCAAGATTCAAGGCGCTGGCAGCTGGCTGTAGCCACTGAGTTACCTGAACTAGAAGAAACACCACGTGAGGCAGGCCAAGGTTTCTCCAATTTCAAGAATGGGAGACAAGGCAATAACTTCTACAGAAATGATAGATTTAAAATCGGGTCAGAAGCGAAGTTTTAA